A DNA window from Setaria viridis chromosome 2, Setaria_viridis_v4.0, whole genome shotgun sequence contains the following coding sequences:
- the LOC117842252 gene encoding uncharacterized protein isoform X4, translating to MIQTPSNLLMSESRNVGLTNYTGSVGGEPTNIPSSQVHGTAYSSRGHKMIQTPWQMLMSGSRNVCPPNLSGSTYAMEMASLANPQVHSTSYSSRGNRMGQTPIDLLMSESRNVGLPNSTGFAAGGNPTSVLTSHVHGTAYSSSGYQMIQTPLEMPISQSRNVCPPNLSGSTYGVEFASVANPQVHSTAYSSRGHRMIQTPTDQMMSESFNAALPNSTGSAVGGEPTNIPSSQVHGTVYSSKGHEMIQTPLEMLMSQSTKPNLSGSTFGVELASVANPQVHNTVYSSRGHRMIQTPMDLLMLERRNFGPPNSTVSAVSVQPTNVPSSQVNGSAYSSSETDADNDLPPPSLNSRDTRGSGCVSGEGRATIPASSHARVQTDMEAQIHQLEHGTNNDDDLPPPSPNGSDMRVHGHVSDDGRAIVPASSYARAHIDMDAQVHHLELGTDGDDDPPPPYSNSRDMRGSGHVCGDGRAIVTTSSHARAPTDMEAQIHQLEQQAYYLVLRAFKARSDSITWEKEDLITELREELRVSDEAHRQLLNMINNDDLTHSIRERRTTGGIEERLPNNPSHDSVSNHTTSARKRQKTSKSITASLATPTQPSSSTAIKAVSLGTKGKRTKPCQKVSGGSAVKPTSSSEGPSARGPLMNRYFPGGPSAEFSEAQNVNPLIGRKVMNRWPDDNSFYEVVISDYNPETGLYALVYDINTSNETWEWVDLEKMGPEDIRWLDNDSGIDPVMYLQSQGAPSSGARKSTNCGGLMRGHGRGRSFQKNVSKKDFSPPQKNARKRGSGDIDILHTESLIERVEKVFNVSNPDHLEVEKAKKALKEQEHSLVDAIARLAEASADETDGHNRCHRKKNVRRS from the exons ATGATTCAAACACCATCAAATCTGCTGATGTCTGAGAGCAGAAATGTTGGCCTAACAAATTATACTGGTTCTGTTGGTGGGGAACCAACAAACATCCCAAGTTCGCAAGTTCACGGTACTGCATATTCATCCAGAG GACACAAGATGATTCAGACACCATGGCAGATGCTGATGTCCGGAAGCAGAAATGTTTGTCCACCAAATTTGTCAGGTTCTACTTATGCAATGGAGATGGCAAGTCTTGCGAACCCACAAGTTCATAGTACTTCATATTCATCCAGGG GAAACAGGATGGGTCAAACACCAATTGATCTGCTGATGTCTGAGAGCAGAAATGTTGGCCTACCAAATTCTACTGGTTTTGCTGCTGGTGGGAATCCAACAAGTGTTCTAACTTCGCACGTTCATGGTACTGCGTATTCATCCAGTG GATATCAGATGATTCAGACACCATTGGAGATGCCGATTTCCCAAAGCAGAAATGTTTGCCCACCAAATTTATCTGGTTCCACTTATGGGGTGGAGTTCGCAAGTGTTGCAAATCCACAAGTTCATAGTACTGCATATTCATCCAGGG GACACAGGATGATTCAAACACCTACGGATCAGATGATGTCCGAGAGCTTTAATGCTGCCCTACCAAATTCTACTGGTTCTGCTGTTGGTGGGGAACCAACGAACATTCCAAGTTCGCAGGTTCATGGTACTGTGTATTCATCAAAGG GGCACGAGATGATTCAGACACCATTGGAGATGCTGATGTCCCAAAGCACAAAACCAAATTTATCTGGTTCCACTTTTGGTGTGGAGTTGGCTAGTGTTGCAAATCCACAAGTTCATAATACTGTATATTCATCCAGAG GACACAGGATGATTCAAACACCAATGGATCTGCTGATGCTAGAGAGAAGAAATTTTGGCCCACCAAATTCTACTGTTTCTGCTGTTAGTGTGCAACCCACTAATGTTCCAAGTTCACAAGTTAATGGTTCTGCTTATTCATCCAGCG AAACTGACGCTGACAATGATCTTCCACCGCCATCCCTGAATAGTAGGGACACAAGAGGCAGTGGATGTGTCAGTGGCGAAGGAAGAGCTACTATCCCTGCCAGTTCGCATGCTAGGGTACAAACAGATATGGAAGCACAAATTCATCAGCTTGAGCATG GAACTAACAATGATGATGATCTTCCACCGCCATCCCCGAATGGTAGCGATATGAGAGTCCATGGACATGTCAGTGATGATGGAAGAGCTATTGTCCCTGCCAGTTCATATGCTAGGGCACATATAGATATGGATGCACAAGTTCATCACCTTGAGCTTG GAACTGACGGTGACGATGATCCTCCACCACCATACTCGAATAGTAGGGATATGAGAGGCAGTGGACATGTCTGTGGCGATGGAAGAGCTATTGTCACTACTAGCTCACATGCGAGGGCACCGACAGATATGGAGGCACAAATTCATCAGCTTGAGCAGCAAGCATACTATTTGGTTCTTCGTGCATTTAAAGCACGATCTGATTCCATTACATGG GAGAAGGAAGATCTCATAACTGAACTTAGGGAGGAGCTAAGGGTATCTGACGAAGCACATCGGCAGCTATTAAACATGATCAACAATGATGATCTAACTCACAGCATAAG GGAACGGAGAACAACAGGAGGGATTGAGGAAAGATTGCCCAATAATCCTAGTCATGACTCTGTGTCTAATCATACCACCTCTGCTCGCAAGAGGCAAAAGACATCTAAATCTATTACTGCTTCACTTGCTACACCAACACAACCATCATCTTCAACAGCTATAAAAGCAGTTTCTCTTGGGACTAAAGGCAAAAGGACAAAACCA TGCCAGAAGGTATCTGGGGGCTCTGCAGTGAAGCCCACGTCATCTTCAGAAGGTCCTAGTGCAAGAGGACCACTTATGAATCGATATTTTCCTGGTGGTCCTTCTGCTGAATTTTCTGAAGCACAGAATGTCAACCCGTTAATAGGCCGTAAAGTCATGAATCGTTGGCCTGATGATAATAGTTTCTATGAAGTAGTTATATCTGATTATAATCCAGAAACG GGACTTTATGCACTGGTTTATGATATCAATACATCAAATGAGACCTGGGAATGGGTTGATCTTGAGAAG ATGGGACCTGAAGATATAAGATGGCTAGATAATGACTCTGGGATAGACCCTGTGATGTATCTACAAAGCCAAGGTGCTCCAAGTAGTGGTGCTAGGAAGTCAACTAACTGTGGTGGGTTGATGCGAGGTCATGGAAGAGGAAGAAGTTTCCAAAAGAATGTATCCAAAAAAGATTTTTCACCTCCAcaaaaaaatgctagaaagaGAGGTTCCGGAGACATTGATATACTTCACACTGAGAGCCTCATAGAACGG GTCGAGAAAGTTTTTAACGTTAGCAATCCTGATCACCTGGAAGTAGAGAAGGCAAAGAAAGCACTGAAA GAGCAAGAACATTCTCTAGTTGATGCGATAGCAAGGCTTGCTGAGGCATCTGCTGATGAAACTG ATGGGCACAATCGATGTCATCGAAAGAAGAATGTCAGGAGAAGTTGA